The following proteins are encoded in a genomic region of Alphaproteobacteria bacterium:
- the lpxB gene encoding lipid-A-disaccharide synthase gives MTAPVIFLIAGEPSGDLLGAHLMKALRRLGPPDLRFAGIGGPRMVEAGIELFFSQKELAHFGLAELLVHIPHLLRRIDQTAAEVERMKPAALVTIDAPDFCFRVAKRLKGKGIPLIHYVAPTVWAWRAGRAKKIARFLDHLLALLPFEPPYFTEAGLPCSFVGHPIIESGAANGDAARFRAAHGLSETTPVLSVLLGSRTSEVTRLARIFAETLALLKSRNPDLADLVCAVPTVPQVEMQVRALTKDWAVPVIVTTGDAAKYDGFKASTAALACSGTVALELALARLPAVIAYRISPVTAFLYRRLIKVRYANLVNIMHDRPVVPEFLQELCTPDRLAAACEILLADPAARAAQAAQLAQTAVWLGAEDEAPSARAARVVLNVSGLEKRP, from the coding sequence ATGACGGCGCCGGTTATTTTCCTGATTGCCGGGGAGCCGTCGGGCGATTTGCTCGGCGCGCATCTGATGAAAGCCCTGCGCCGCCTGGGGCCGCCGGATTTGCGCTTTGCGGGCATCGGCGGGCCGCGCATGGTCGAGGCCGGTATCGAATTGTTCTTTTCGCAAAAAGAGCTCGCGCATTTCGGACTGGCGGAATTGCTGGTTCATATCCCGCATCTGCTTCGCCGCATCGATCAAACGGCGGCGGAGGTGGAGCGAATGAAACCGGCGGCGCTGGTGACCATCGACGCGCCGGATTTCTGTTTCCGCGTGGCGAAGCGGCTGAAGGGGAAGGGGATTCCGCTGATCCATTATGTCGCGCCGACGGTATGGGCCTGGCGCGCGGGCCGGGCGAAGAAAATCGCGCGGTTTCTCGATCATTTGCTGGCGCTCCTGCCGTTCGAGCCGCCCTATTTCACCGAAGCGGGCCTGCCATGCAGCTTCGTGGGGCATCCGATCATCGAAAGCGGCGCCGCGAATGGCGACGCCGCGCGATTCCGCGCCGCGCATGGATTGAGCGAAACCACGCCGGTTTTGAGCGTTCTGCTCGGCAGCCGGACGAGCGAGGTGACGCGCCTCGCGCGGATTTTCGCCGAAACGCTCGCTCTGCTCAAATCCAGGAATCCCGATCTGGCCGATCTGGTATGCGCGGTGCCGACTGTGCCGCAGGTGGAGATGCAGGTGCGGGCGCTGACAAAAGATTGGGCGGTTCCCGTCATCGTGACCACGGGCGACGCGGCCAAATATGACGGGTTCAAAGCTTCGACTGCCGCGCTCGCCTGTTCGGGCACCGTCGCGCTGGAACTGGCCTTGGCGAGACTTCCGGCGGTGATCGCTTATCGCATCAGCCCCGTGACGGCTTTTCTGTATCGCAGGCTGATCAAGGTGCGCTACGCCAATCTGGTCAATATCATGCATGACCGTCCGGTCGTGCCGGAATTTCTGCAGGAGCTCTGCACGCCGGACAGGCTCGCGGCGGCTTGCGAAATCCTGCTGGCCGATCCGGCGGCGCGCGCGGCGCAGGCTGCGCAGTTGGCTCAAACCGCCGTTTGGCTCGGCGCGGAAGACGAAGCGCCGTCCGCGCGCGCGGCGCGCGTCGTTCTGAATGTTAGCGGTTTAGAAAAACGGCCGTAG
- the lpxI gene encoding UDP-2,3-diacylglucosamine diphosphatase LpxI (LpxI, functionally equivalent to LpxH, replaces it in LPS biosynthesis in a minority of bacteria.), with the protein MTGPKLGILAGGGDAPKRLIAYLRQSRRPHFLICITGQADADLGGGSDHVWLPLGAGEAARNAARAAGVKDVVMIGRVRRPSLFELKPDMFTLRKLMQIGFGLLGDDGLLKAIAKVIEAEGFRVVGIHDVLADFVTPAGQLGAKAPGEQDWHDIKRGVAVARKLGEADAGQSVVVQQGMVLGLEAIEGTDAMIARAATLKREGGGGVLVKLCKPQQDRRLDLPAIGLETVARIAAAGFAGIAVEAGASLIIDHHAVIAAADQAGIFLYGYSDE; encoded by the coding sequence ATGACCGGCCCCAAGCTCGGCATTCTGGCCGGAGGCGGCGATGCGCCAAAGCGGCTGATCGCTTATTTAAGGCAATCCCGGCGTCCTCATTTCTTGATCTGCATAACCGGACAGGCCGATGCCGATCTCGGCGGCGGGAGCGATCATGTCTGGCTGCCTCTGGGGGCGGGCGAGGCGGCACGCAATGCCGCGCGCGCGGCGGGCGTCAAGGACGTCGTGATGATCGGGCGGGTGCGCCGCCCGTCCTTGTTTGAATTGAAGCCCGACATGTTCACGCTGCGCAAGCTGATGCAGATCGGATTCGGGCTTCTCGGCGATGACGGCCTGCTTAAGGCTATCGCGAAAGTCATCGAAGCCGAGGGATTCCGCGTCGTCGGGATTCACGACGTGCTGGCGGATTTTGTGACTCCCGCCGGGCAGCTTGGCGCCAAAGCACCGGGCGAGCAGGATTGGCACGACATCAAGCGCGGCGTTGCCGTGGCGCGGAAGCTGGGCGAGGCCGATGCGGGACAATCCGTGGTCGTTCAGCAAGGCATGGTCCTGGGCCTGGAGGCTATCGAGGGCACCGACGCCATGATTGCGCGCGCGGCGACGTTGAAGCGCGAGGGCGGCGGCGGCGTCCTGGTCAAGCTATGCAAGCCGCAGCAGGATAGGCGGCTCGATCTACCCGCCATAGGTCTGGAGACCGTGGCGCGCATCGCCGCCGCAGGTTTCGCGGGCATTGCCGTGGAAGCCGGCGCGAGCCTGATTATCGATCATCACGCTGTCATTGCCGCCGCCGATCAGGCGGGGATTTTTCTTTACGGCTATTCGGATGAATAA
- the lpxA gene encoding acyl-ACP--UDP-N-acetylglucosamine O-acyltransferase: MSEEIFVHPTAIVSPTAKLGQGAHIGPYCIVGGHVALGNHVRLMAHVYLDGRTTIGDGTVIYPFASIGTQTQDKKYRGEPAELIIGSGNQIREHVTMNPGTEGGGMITRVGDNCLFMVASHVAHDCQIGNNVIMANNATLAGHVTVGDFAILGGLSGIHQFVRIGAHAMIGGMSAVESDVIPFGTVKGDRAYLAGLNTVGMERRGFNKDQVRELRTAYRMLFSPEGTMAERLDEVARVYNGQPLIGEVLDFIRAKTSRPLCQPTELD; the protein is encoded by the coding sequence GTGAGCGAGGAAATTTTCGTCCATCCCACGGCGATCGTCAGCCCTACGGCCAAGCTCGGCCAGGGCGCGCATATCGGCCCTTATTGCATTGTCGGTGGCCATGTCGCGCTGGGCAATCACGTCCGGCTGATGGCGCATGTCTATCTCGACGGCCGCACGACCATCGGTGACGGCACGGTTATCTATCCGTTCGCTTCCATCGGCACCCAGACGCAGGATAAGAAATATCGCGGCGAGCCCGCCGAGCTCATTATCGGCAGCGGCAACCAGATTCGCGAACATGTGACGATGAATCCCGGCACCGAAGGCGGCGGCATGATCACGCGCGTCGGCGACAATTGCCTGTTCATGGTGGCGTCGCACGTCGCGCATGATTGCCAAATCGGCAATAACGTCATCATGGCCAACAACGCGACGCTGGCGGGCCATGTCACGGTCGGCGACTTCGCCATTCTCGGCGGCCTTTCGGGAATTCATCAATTCGTGCGCATCGGCGCTCACGCGATGATCGGCGGCATGTCCGCCGTGGAGAGCGATGTCATTCCCTTCGGCACGGTCAAGGGCGATCGCGCCTATCTCGCCGGACTCAATACGGTCGGCATGGAGCGCCGCGGTTTCAATAAGGATCAGGTTCGCGAATTGCGCACCGCCTACCGCATGCTGTTCTCGCCCGAAGGCACGATGGCGGAACGGCTCGACGAAGTAGCCAGAGTTTATAACGGCCAGCCGTTGATCGGCGAGGTACTCGATTTTATTCGAGCCAAAACCAGCCGTCCGCTATGCCAGCCGACCGAGTTGGATTAG
- the fabZ gene encoding 3-hydroxyacyl-ACP dehydratase FabZ codes for MKELASVESGTASATIDINGIMARIPHRYPMLLIDRVIDIVPGESATGIKNVTANEPFFQGHFPQRPIMPGVLIVEAMAQTAGIVVVDYLRDGHSSNDLVYFMTIETARFRRPVVPGDTLHLRVKKLRERGNVWRFRGEAYVEGLLYAEAVYTAMLVSGSDAKINGAA; via the coding sequence ATGAAAGAATTGGCCTCCGTCGAATCCGGGACGGCAAGCGCAACGATCGATATCAACGGCATCATGGCCCGGATTCCGCACCGGTATCCGATGCTGCTGATCGACCGCGTCATCGATATCGTGCCGGGCGAAAGCGCCACGGGCATCAAAAACGTCACGGCGAACGAGCCGTTCTTTCAGGGACATTTTCCGCAGCGCCCGATCATGCCCGGCGTGCTGATCGTCGAGGCCATGGCGCAGACCGCCGGCATCGTCGTGGTCGATTATCTGCGCGACGGCCATAGCAGCAATGATCTGGTATATTTCATGACCATAGAGACGGCGCGGTTCCGCAGGCCGGTGGTGCCCGGAGACACGCTGCATCTTCGCGTCAAAAAGCTGCGCGAGCGGGGCAATGTCTGGCGCTTCCGGGGCGAGGCCTATGTCGAGGGCCTGCTCTATGCCGAAGCCGTCTATACCGCCATGCTGGTGTCCGGCAGCGATGCAAAAATCAACGGTGCGGCGTGA
- a CDS encoding OmpH family outer membrane protein — translation MRHLVLLIAVLLMPAAAWAEAKPPLPPASITAIIDVQRILQESLAAKSVQKQLENQRAKFQAEISEQEKQLRDADEELKEARNTLAADAFAEREQKLRQKFTEVEREVQGKRHALDGGFTAAMEVVRKNLLDVVQDVAKLRGFNLVLLKQQSLWYDPALDITDDVLNRLNIKLTEVPVKVQFEDANDPAAAKNSKN, via the coding sequence ATGCGCCATCTTGTTCTTCTTATTGCCGTGCTGCTGATGCCGGCAGCGGCTTGGGCTGAGGCCAAGCCGCCTTTGCCGCCTGCATCCATAACGGCCATCATCGACGTGCAGCGGATTCTTCAGGAGTCGCTCGCGGCGAAGAGCGTCCAGAAGCAACTGGAGAATCAGCGCGCGAAGTTTCAGGCGGAAATTTCCGAGCAGGAAAAACAGCTTCGGGACGCCGACGAGGAGCTGAAAGAGGCGCGCAACACGCTTGCCGCCGACGCTTTCGCCGAGCGCGAACAGAAATTGCGGCAAAAATTTACCGAAGTGGAGCGCGAAGTGCAGGGCAAGCGCCATGCGCTCGATGGCGGCTTTACGGCCGCGATGGAAGTGGTGCGCAAGAATTTGCTGGATGTCGTGCAGGACGTGGCCAAGCTGCGCGGCTTTAATCTGGTTTTGCTGAAGCAGCAGTCGCTGTGGTATGACCCCGCGCTCGATATAACCGACGATGTGCTGAATCGCCTGAATATCAAGCTTACCGAGGTGCCGGTGAAAGTTCAGTTCGAAGACGCCAATGACCCCGCGGCGGCTAAAAACAGTAAAAATTGA
- the bamA gene encoding outer membrane protein assembly factor BamA codes for MPFAFFRSGLVAIRAVAAIMAFAAVFSWPEAAGAQRVQAPTGIPMGKPLSAPARIAALPVMPEAGPVLAPVAPPAPEAPVVEAIKVEGAQRLESETVVSYLALQKGQQATAAKINESVKALFATGLFQDVVLGMNGTALIVRVRENPVVNKVVFEGNAELKTEDLEKEVQLKPRLVYTLPRVQRDVQRLLDLYRRSGRFAATVEPKLVQREQNRVDVIFEIVEGDKTGIQSIGFVGNNHFSAGELRGIINTRESAWWRFFSSSDFYDPDRLNYDRELLRKFYLNQGYVDFRVLSANAELTPNKKDFFITYTVDEGERYRLGEIKVVSELKGLDGAQYADKVTTISGDWYSAAEIERSIDQLTTAVDRLQYAFVEVVPDIERIREKQIINIVYRVREGPRMFVSRIDIEGNMRTMDKVIRRELAFAEGDAFNKAKLERSEQRIKDTGFFEEVKITPEEGAQPDQTAVKVAVKEKATGEISFGAGYSTTDGPLGDFSIREKNFMGKGQDVRFGATLSGRTKQFDVSFTEPYFLDRDLAAGVDLFRVTRDNQDASSYDETNTGFSLRLGYPLSEQLRQRLNYTYQNTNISTVPDTASRFIREQQGVANTSMVGQELSYDTRDSRLNPSTGYILHLYTDLAGLGGNVRYGRARVKATEYFKLAESWIFSIEGEGGYMNGLGEKVRISDRFFLGGDTLRGFEFSGVGPRDMTPGSNEDALGGEHFGRGTVELTMPSGLPDEVGIKFHIFSDAGTIGKVAVSPAPGEDLRTDQSIRASIGLGATWQSPFGPVRLDFAHPVMKQSYDKLEKFRFNFGTRF; via the coding sequence ATGCCGTTTGCCTTCTTCCGATCAGGGCTGGTTGCCATACGCGCCGTCGCGGCCATCATGGCGTTTGCGGCTGTTTTCTCCTGGCCGGAGGCTGCCGGCGCGCAACGCGTGCAGGCTCCCACGGGCATTCCCATGGGCAAACCGCTGTCGGCGCCTGCCCGCATCGCGGCCTTGCCCGTTATGCCGGAAGCCGGGCCCGTCCTGGCGCCTGTCGCGCCGCCCGCTCCCGAAGCGCCGGTTGTCGAGGCCATCAAGGTCGAGGGCGCCCAGCGCCTGGAATCGGAAACCGTGGTTTCATACCTTGCCTTGCAAAAAGGGCAGCAGGCGACGGCTGCCAAGATCAACGAATCTGTCAAGGCGCTGTTCGCCACCGGCCTGTTTCAGGATGTAGTCCTCGGCATGAACGGCACGGCCCTGATCGTCAGGGTCCGGGAAAATCCGGTCGTCAATAAAGTCGTGTTCGAGGGCAACGCCGAACTCAAGACCGAGGACCTCGAGAAGGAAGTCCAGCTCAAGCCGCGTCTGGTCTATACCCTGCCGCGGGTTCAGCGGGACGTGCAGCGCCTGCTCGATCTTTATCGCCGCTCCGGGCGTTTTGCCGCTACCGTCGAGCCGAAACTGGTGCAGCGCGAACAAAACCGCGTCGATGTCATTTTTGAAATCGTGGAAGGCGACAAGACCGGCATTCAAAGCATCGGTTTCGTCGGCAACAATCATTTCTCGGCCGGCGAATTGCGCGGCATCATCAATACTCGAGAGTCCGCCTGGTGGAGATTTTTCTCCAGCTCCGATTTTTACGATCCCGACCGGCTCAATTACGATCGCGAATTGCTCCGCAAATTCTATCTGAACCAGGGCTATGTCGATTTCAGGGTGTTGTCGGCCAATGCCGAACTGACGCCCAACAAGAAAGATTTCTTCATCACCTATACGGTCGATGAGGGAGAGCGCTACCGTCTGGGCGAGATCAAGGTCGTCAGCGAACTCAAGGGGCTGGATGGGGCGCAGTATGCCGACAAGGTCACGACCATATCCGGCGACTGGTACAGCGCGGCGGAAATCGAGCGCAGCATCGATCAGCTGACGACGGCGGTGGACAGGCTGCAATATGCCTTCGTCGAAGTGGTGCCGGATATCGAGCGCATTCGCGAGAAGCAGATCATCAATATCGTCTATCGCGTGCGCGAAGGGCCGCGCATGTTCGTTTCCCGCATCGACATCGAAGGCAACATGCGGACGATGGACAAGGTGATCCGCCGCGAACTGGCTTTTGCCGAGGGCGACGCTTTCAACAAGGCCAAGCTGGAGCGTTCCGAGCAGCGCATCAAGGACACCGGCTTCTTCGAGGAAGTGAAAATCACTCCCGAGGAAGGCGCGCAGCCCGACCAGACGGCGGTCAAGGTTGCAGTCAAGGAAAAGGCCACCGGAGAAATTTCTTTCGGCGCGGGCTACTCCACGACCGACGGCCCGCTGGGCGATTTCTCGATCCGCGAAAAGAATTTCATGGGCAAGGGCCAGGATGTGCGTTTCGGCGCCACCTTGTCGGGCCGGACCAAGCAGTTCGACGTCAGCTTCACCGAGCCGTATTTCCTGGATCGCGACCTCGCGGCGGGCGTCGATTTGTTCCGCGTCACCCGCGACAACCAGGACGCAAGCTCCTATGACGAGACCAATACCGGCTTTTCGCTGCGGCTGGGCTATCCGCTTTCCGAGCAGTTGCGGCAGCGGCTGAACTATACCTATCAGAATACGAATATTTCCACCGTGCCCGACACCGCTTCGCGCTTCATCCGCGAGCAGCAGGGAGTCGCCAATACCTCGATGGTCGGCCAGGAACTAAGCTACGATACGCGCGACAGCAGGCTTAACCCGTCCACCGGCTACATCCTCCATCTTTACACCGATCTTGCCGGTCTCGGCGGCAATGTCCGCTATGGCCGGGCGCGGGTTAAGGCGACGGAATATTTCAAGCTGGCGGAAAGCTGGATTTTCAGCATCGAAGGCGAGGGCGGCTATATGAACGGCCTGGGCGAGAAAGTCCGTATCTCCGACCGCTTCTTTCTGGGCGGCGACACGCTGCGCGGCTTCGAGTTCTCAGGCGTCGGCCCGCGCGACATGACCCCGGGATCGAACGAGGACGCTTTGGGCGGCGAGCATTTCGGGCGCGGCACCGTCGAGCTGACCATGCCGAGCGGTCTGCCCGACGAAGTCGGCATCAAGTTCCATATCTTCTCGGACGCGGGCACCATAGGCAAAGTCGCCGTCTCGCCCGCGCCCGGCGAGGATCTGCGCACCGATCAGAGCATCCGCGCGAGCATTGGCCTAGGAGCCACCTGGCAGTCCCCGTTCGGCCCCGTGCGGCTCGATTTCGCCCACCCGGTGATGAAGCAATCCTACGACAAGCTGGAGAAATTCCGCTTTAATTTCGGCACGAGATTTTAA
- a CDS encoding M50 family metallopeptidase yields MEDLFNVIGNYFVPFVVTLSIVVFVHEFGHYWVARRCGVRVLSFSIGFGPEIWGRTDRHGTRWKVAVFPLGGYVRMFGDADAASTPDSRVHQMTKHERDISFFHQNPWKRLAIVSAGPVSNYLFAILLMMGMFAYYGEPYTPAVVDTVVKDSAAEAAGVKSGDRVVAIDGEAVERFSDMQRIIGLNTGTPMKVEIERDGDKKEMTITPRLVDLTDRFGYSHRTAQLGVSSQDQAYRKLSPGGIVTHSFAMAWNITYDMLAAVRQMIMGLRGTEELGGALRIAKMSGDVAKTKELPTYILFVIMISINLGLVNLFPIPMLDGGHMLFYVIEIVRRRPLTEKVQDWAMRGGVLVVLCLFIFSTYNDLVQFGFLSYLKQIFS; encoded by the coding sequence ATGGAAGATTTATTCAATGTGATCGGCAATTATTTTGTGCCTTTCGTCGTGACGCTCAGCATCGTCGTGTTCGTGCACGAATTCGGGCATTACTGGGTCGCGCGCCGTTGCGGCGTTCGGGTGCTGTCGTTCTCGATCGGTTTCGGGCCGGAGATATGGGGCCGTACCGACCGCCACGGCACCAGATGGAAGGTGGCCGTTTTTCCCTTGGGCGGCTATGTCAGGATGTTCGGCGACGCCGATGCCGCCTCGACGCCGGACAGCCGCGTTCATCAGATGACCAAGCATGAGCGGGATATATCCTTTTTCCACCAAAACCCATGGAAGCGCCTGGCTATCGTCAGCGCGGGGCCGGTGTCCAATTACCTGTTCGCCATTCTGCTGATGATGGGGATGTTCGCTTATTACGGCGAACCCTATACGCCCGCGGTCGTCGATACGGTCGTAAAAGACAGTGCCGCGGAAGCGGCGGGGGTAAAGTCCGGCGATCGCGTCGTGGCCATCGACGGCGAGGCCGTGGAACGGTTCTCGGATATGCAGCGCATCATTGGCTTGAATACCGGAACGCCGATGAAAGTCGAAATCGAGCGTGACGGCGATAAGAAGGAGATGACGATTACGCCCCGCCTCGTCGATCTGACCGACCGCTTCGGCTATAGCCATCGCACGGCGCAGCTTGGCGTCTCCAGCCAGGATCAGGCTTATCGAAAGCTAAGTCCGGGCGGGATCGTTACTCACTCGTTCGCGATGGCCTGGAACATAACTTATGACATGCTCGCCGCCGTCCGGCAGATGATCATGGGACTGAGGGGCACCGAAGAACTCGGCGGAGCCTTGCGCATCGCCAAAATGTCGGGCGATGTCGCCAAAACCAAGGAACTTCCGACTTATATCCTGTTCGTGATCATGATCTCGATCAATCTGGGCCTTGTGAACCTGTTCCCGATTCCGATGCTCGATGGCGGGCATATGCTGTTCTATGTGATAGAAATCGTGCGCCGCCGTCCTTTGACCGAGAAAGTCCAGGATTGGGCGATGCGGGGAGGGGTGCTGGTCGTTTTGTGCCTGTTCATATTCTCAACCTATAACGACCTTGTCCAATTCGGTTTTCTATCGTATCTGAAACAGATCTTCTCTTAA
- a CDS encoding 1-deoxy-D-xylulose-5-phosphate reductoisomerase translates to MVVTNLARQTPVSKVQAERRRVTVLGSTGSVGCQTVDLLLRAPQNYAVAALTAHRNVAKLAEQARALNAELAVVADPAFYNDLKAALAGTNIAVAAGPEAVVEAARIDSDWVMAAIVGAAGLPSTIAAAQRGVKVAFANKETLVCAGPLMMDLVAKSGTKLLPVDSEHNAIWQVFEADRADSITRLILTASGGPFRTMSREDMARVTAAEAVKHPVWAMGAKISIDSATMMNKGLEIIEAHYLFNMPGEKIDVVVHPQSVIHSMVEYADGSVLAQLGTPDMRTPIGYTLAWPERMETPAARLDFAKISQLTFELPDPVKFPALDLARQVMKSGGTAPAILNAANEVAVEAFLGGRIGFLDIEAVNAATLEAVQAGPLHDLKTLADADAEARRAANAFISRKA, encoded by the coding sequence ATGGTGGTGACTAACTTAGCGCGGCAGACGCCTGTATCGAAGGTTCAGGCCGAGCGCCGGCGCGTGACTGTCCTGGGATCGACCGGTTCGGTCGGATGCCAGACCGTCGATCTGTTGCTGCGCGCGCCTCAGAATTACGCCGTCGCGGCGCTCACGGCTCATCGCAATGTCGCCAAATTGGCCGAGCAGGCGAGGGCGCTTAACGCCGAGCTCGCCGTGGTGGCCGATCCCGCTTTCTACAACGATCTTAAAGCCGCGCTGGCAGGCACGAATATAGCGGTTGCAGCCGGGCCGGAGGCCGTCGTCGAGGCGGCCCGGATCGACAGCGATTGGGTCATGGCCGCGATTGTCGGCGCGGCGGGCCTGCCTTCGACGATCGCGGCGGCGCAGCGCGGCGTCAAGGTCGCGTTCGCGAACAAGGAAACCCTGGTTTGCGCCGGACCTCTGATGATGGACCTCGTCGCCAAGTCCGGGACCAAATTACTGCCGGTCGATAGCGAGCATAACGCCATATGGCAGGTGTTTGAGGCGGATCGGGCGGACAGCATCACCCGCCTGATTCTGACCGCGTCCGGCGGGCCGTTCCGCACCATGTCGCGCGAAGACATGGCCCGCGTGACGGCGGCCGAAGCCGTCAAGCATCCCGTCTGGGCGATGGGCGCTAAAATCTCCATCGACAGCGCGACGATGATGAATAAGGGCCTTGAAATTATCGAGGCGCATTATCTGTTCAATATGCCCGGCGAAAAGATCGACGTCGTGGTTCATCCGCAGTCGGTCATCCATAGTATGGTCGAGTATGCCGATGGCTCGGTGCTGGCGCAGCTCGGCACCCCGGACATGCGGACGCCGATCGGCTATACCCTCGCTTGGCCCGAGCGCATGGAAACACCTGCGGCGCGGCTCGACTTCGCGAAAATTTCCCAATTGACTTTCGAATTGCCCGATCCGGTAAAATTCCCCGCTCTTGATCTGGCTCGCCAGGTCATGAAGTCGGGAGGCACAGCGCCTGCTATTCTCAATGCCGCGAATGAAGTCGCCGTCGAGGCTTTCCTCGGCGGGCGGATCGGCTTTCTGGATATCGAGGCCGTCAATGCGGCGACTCTGGAGGCGGTCCAGGCGGGGCCGCTTCATGATTTGAAAACGCTCGCCGACGCCGACGCCGAGGCGCGCCGCGCCGCAAACGCCTTCATCAGCCGCAAGGCATAA
- a CDS encoding phosphatidate cytidylyltransferase has translation MASEEAQQRVELQQRIVSAIVLIAMALAATLHGGAQAAAVIAALALFGIYEWVEMFRPQPLRLIQWLAVAAMGATFITAYFLGPGETALAGSLSALGVFLASAAGRSGWRRTFWTAFGSVYVGAGCLALLYTRNTPEHGLGLTVFLLLAVWGTDMGAYFFGRWLRGPRLCPAISPSKTWAGAFGGIAIAAILGYATARGFGVREPGIASGFAVALAIAAQLGDLFESYIKRRCGVKDSGQLIPGHGGMLDRIDGLIAASLFFMLLQVVGEGISWW, from the coding sequence TTGGCGAGTGAGGAAGCGCAGCAACGGGTCGAACTGCAGCAGCGGATCGTATCGGCCATCGTGCTGATCGCCATGGCGCTTGCCGCGACCCTTCATGGCGGCGCGCAGGCGGCGGCCGTCATTGCCGCGCTGGCGCTGTTCGGCATTTATGAATGGGTCGAAATGTTTCGCCCGCAGCCGCTGCGGCTTATCCAGTGGCTTGCGGTCGCGGCGATGGGCGCGACCTTTATAACGGCGTATTTTCTCGGGCCCGGCGAGACGGCCTTGGCAGGCAGCCTGTCGGCGCTGGGGGTTTTTCTGGCTTCGGCGGCCGGGCGCTCCGGGTGGAGGCGGACCTTTTGGACGGCTTTCGGGTCCGTTTATGTGGGCGCGGGCTGCCTTGCTCTTCTATATACCCGCAATACGCCCGAGCATGGGCTGGGGTTGACGGTTTTTCTGCTGCTGGCGGTCTGGGGCACCGATATGGGGGCTTATTTCTTCGGACGCTGGCTGCGGGGGCCGAGATTATGCCCCGCCATCAGCCCTTCCAAGACTTGGGCGGGCGCATTCGGCGGCATAGCCATAGCGGCAATCTTAGGCTATGCTACGGCTCGTGGATTCGGAGTACGGGAGCCGGGCATAGCATCGGGCTTTGCCGTAGCGCTCGCCATAGCGGCGCAACTTGGCGATTTGTTTGAATCCTATATCAAGCGCCGCTGCGGCGTGAAGGATAGCGGGCAATTGATACCCGGTCATGGCGGCATGCTCGATCGAATCGACGGGCTGATCGCGGCTTCGCTGTTTTTTATGCTGCTGCAGGTGGTGGGAGAGGGCATTTCATGGTGGTGA
- a CDS encoding isoprenyl transferase, whose product MTPDARNLHVAIIMDGNGRWAAARGLPRTMGHRAGIEAIKRTLRACRSLPISYLTIYSFSSENWRRPAGEVRELMDLMRFFMRSELANLHKEGVRIKVIGDRSALSPDIVAMIEHAETLTAANTGFTLVSALSYGSRQEITAAARRLAAQAAAGTLKADEIDEAALTAVLDTHDVPDPDLIIRTSGEQRLSNFLLWQAAYAEFVFLDTLWPDFGENELRRALDEFDKRERRYGATIGE is encoded by the coding sequence GTGACGCCGGACGCCAGAAATCTGCATGTCGCCATCATCATGGACGGCAATGGGCGCTGGGCCGCGGCGCGCGGCCTGCCGCGCACGATGGGGCATCGCGCCGGCATCGAAGCGATCAAGCGCACGCTGCGCGCCTGCCGCAGTCTTCCGATCAGCTATCTGACGATCTATAGTTTTTCCTCCGAGAACTGGAGGCGGCCTGCCGGCGAAGTACGGGAGCTTATGGATTTGATGCGCTTCTTCATGCGCAGCGAGCTCGCGAATTTGCACAAAGAAGGCGTGCGCATCAAGGTGATCGGAGACCGTTCGGCATTATCTCCCGACATCGTCGCCATGATCGAGCATGCCGAGACTCTGACGGCGGCCAATACGGGTTTCACGCTGGTTTCGGCGCTCAGCTATGGATCGAGGCAGGAAATCACGGCGGCGGCGCGCCGCCTCGCGGCGCAGGCGGCGGCGGGAACGCTGAAGGCGGACGAGATCGACGAGGCCGCCCTGACCGCCGTGCTCGATACGCATGACGTGCCCGATCCCGATCTCATCATTCGCACCAGCGGCGAGCAGCGGCTGTCGAATTTCCTGCTCTGGCAGGCGGCTTATGCCGAGTTCGTATTCCTGGATACTTTATGGCCGGATTTCGGCGAAAACGAATTGCGCCGCGCGCTGGATGAATTCGACAAGCGCGAGCGGCGCTATGGAGCGACGATTGGCGAGTGA